TCGCGCGCGGTTTCCAGGGGTATTTCATCGGCCCGATGATGGGTGCGTGCCGGATCCTGATCCAGATCAGTTTCAAGCCGCAGGAACGGCCGCCCGCGACGCGGGCGTTCCTGATCATGATCCTGCTCGGCAGCGCGCTCGCGCCGATCGTCGGCGGGCTGCTCGTCGCGCATTCGACGTGGCGCGCGCTGTTCGCGTGCACGGCGCCGGCCGGCATCGCGTTCGCGATCCTCGCGCTGCTCACGCTGCCCGATTCGGGCAGGACGCCCGACGACGAACGCGGCTCCGGACACTTCTGGCCGTATCTCGTGTTCGCGCTGGCGCAAGGCGCGCTGCAGATCGTGCTGCAGCAGGTGCATTACCAGCTCTACAGCGGCTCGCCGATGCTGATCCTGCTGACGATCGCGGGGGTCGGCGCGCTCGCGTGGTTTGCGTATCACCAGTGGAATCATCCGACGCCGCTCGTGCGGCTGCATGCGTTCCGCGAGCGGACGTTCCAGGTCGGGCTGCTGCTCTACATGTTCTATTACTACGAGACGACGGGTTTCAGTTACCTGACATCGCGGCTTCTCGAAGGCGGGCTCGGCTATCCGGTCGAGAACGCCGGGCGCCTGGTGGGTACGATGTCGCTGATTTCAGCCACCGCGCTGTTCGCCTACCTGCGCTACGCGAAATTCGTCACGCACAAGAAGTGGTTTGTCGTGCCGGGGTTCGCGATCGCCATCACGGCCGCGCTGTGGATGACGCGCATGACGCCGCAGGTCGGCGAAGCCGCGCTGATCGTCCCGCTGCTGCTGCGCGGGCTGCTGCTGCTCTTCATCGTGCTGCCGGTGGCCAACCTGACGTTCCGGATCTTCGCGATCGACGAATACACGCACGGCTACCGGCTGAAGAACATCGTGCGGCAACTGACGATCTCGTTCGCGACGTCGTCGGTGATCATCGTCGAGCAGCACCGCGTGGCCGTGCACCAGACGCGGCTCGTCGAGCGCGCGAACGTGTTCGACCCGCTATTTCAGCAGACCGTCGACACCCTCACGCGCAGCTATGCGGCAGCCGGCCACGCGCTGAACGAGGCGCACGGCCTCGCGATCGCCGCCATCGCCCGAATGGTCGCGCAACAGGCGTCGTTCCTCGCGTCGCTCGACGGCTTTTACTTCCTTGCGGGCGTTGCGCTCGTCGGCGGCCTCTTCGCAGCATGGCAAAAAGAGATCGATTGAGTTAAAAGACAGGCTTTGGATTACCATCCGCCGCCTCCATGCTCTCGAAACTGACCCGCTGGTTCGACGACCGCCGCCGCGACCGCGCACTGCGCAGCCACCCGATCTCCGATGCGCTGTGGCAGGAAACCATCGAGCGCCTGCCGTTCCTCGCGACGCTGTCGCCCGACGCGCTCGGCCGGCTACGCGAGCTGACGAGCCTGTTCGTCGCGAAGAAATCGTTTTCGACCGCGCACGGGCTCGAGCTGACCGACGCGATGATCGTCGCGATCGCCGCGCAGGCCTGCCTGCCCGTGCTGAATCTCGACCTGTCGCTGTACGACGGCTGGGTCGGCGTCGTCGTGTATCCGGGCGAATTCGTGATCCGCAAGACCGTGCAGGACGAGGACGGCGTGGTCCACGAAGTCGAGCAGGATGCGAGCGGCGAGGCATGGGAAGGCGGCCCCGTGATCCTGTCGTGGGAAGACGCGCAGATGACGGACGGCCACGACGCGTACAACGTCGTGATCCACGAGTTCGCGCACAAGATCGACATGGTCAACGGCTCGGCCGACGGCTATCCGCCCCTGTTTCGCCGCTGGCACGCGCCGCACCTCGACGCGCAGGCGTGGGCCGACGTGTTCGAGCATGCGTACGACCAGTTCTGCGCGCGCGTCGACGCGGTGCCGGACCGCGCGTGGGCGCGCTTCGAGCGGGAATCGCTGATCGATCCGTATGCGGCCGACCACCCGTCGGAATTCTTCGCGGTGTGCAGCGAAGCGCTGTTCGTGCGGCCGCGCGCGTTCGAGGCCGAATTTCCGGAGCTGTACCGGCTGCTCGCCCGCTACTATCGGCAGGATCCGGCCGGCACCGGCGCGCTCGACGCACCATGAAAATTATTCGCCAACCATCTGATTTTCTGGCATAATCGCCGTTTTTCGACCTTAGGCAAGTGGCTCGCGCCGAGCTTGGCGTGGTCTGGTACGCGCGATTCGCGCGATCCGGCACGACAAGCGGCGGGTTGGCTACCGCTCTCACCAAGGAAAGACCATGAAAGAAGGCATCCACCCGAATTACCGCGAAGTCGTCTTCCAAGACATGTCGAACGGCTTCAAGTTCATCACGCGCTCGACGATCCAGACGCGTGAAAACATCGAACTCGACGGCAAGACCTACCCGCTCGCCAAGATCGAAGTGTCGTCGGAATCGCACTCGTTCTACACGGGCCAGCAAAAGATCATGGACACGGCCGGCCGTGTCGAGAAGTTCAAGAACAAGTTCGGCGTACGCGCCAGCGGCAAGGCGAAGTAAGCTTCGCACCGCATCCGGTGGTTGCATCGCACCGGTATCGCACAAAAGGGCAGCCCAGGCTGCCCTTTTTTGTCTCTGCTCGCCCGGAAACCGCCGGCCGGCGCCCGGGCATCGACCTGACGCGCAACAGCCGGCGCGTCTACAATGCCGGATGCTCGAAACCGGCTCGACCGCTCGCAACCGCGCCGGCCGCCCGCCCATAATAAATCGCTCATCTGCATGAAGCCTGTCGTCCGTCTCACCGCCTCCGCCACGCGTGCGCTGCCGCGCTGGCTGCTGCTCACGCTCTGCCTCGTCTACGCGGCGTTCGGCCTGTTCGGCCGCGACCCGTGGAAAAACGAGGACGCGGCGGGCTTCGGCGTGATGTGGACGATGGCCAAGGGCGGCTGGCACGACTGGCTGCTGCCGAACCTGGTCGGCAAGTTCATCACGACCGACGGGCCGCTCGGCTACTGGCTCGGCGCGCTGTCGATCCGCGGCCTCGGCCCGTGGGTCGATGCGAGCAACGCGTCGCGCGTCGATACGGGCGTGCTGTTCTGCGTCGCGTGCGCGTTCGTCTGGTACGCGGCCTACCTGCTCGGCCGGCGCGCCGAAGTCCAGCCGTTCAAGTACGCATTCGGCGGCGAACCCGAGCCGCGTGATTATGGCCGCACGCTCGCCGACGGCGCGCTGCTGGTCCTCGTCGCGTGCTTCGGCCTCGCGGAACGCGGGCACGAGACGACGCCGCAGCTCGCGCAGTTCGCGTGGATCGCGATGCTCGTCTACGGGATCGTGCGCGGCATCGACAAGCCGATGCAGGGCGCACTGTGGTGGGGCCTCGCGATCGGCCTCGTCGCGCTGTCCGGCAACCCCGTGCTGGTCGTCGCGCTGCTCGCCGGCACGGCCGCGCTGTGGCTCGTCACGCCCGAGATGCGCAACCTGCGCCTGCCGCTGGTCGGCGTGCCGCTCGCGGCCGCGATCTTCGCGTTGTGGCCGCTTGCCGCGTTCGTCGCGGCGCCCGACGATGCCGCCTGGTTCTTCAACCAGTGGATTCACGGCAGCCTGATGCGCTTTTCGGGCCCGCCGACCGCCGTGCTCGGGTATGCAGCGAAGAACCTGCCGCTGTTCACGTGGCCCGCGTGGCCGCTCGCGATCTGGGCCTGGTGGAGCTGGGCCGGCATGCGCCGCCGCGCGCATATCGCGATTCCGCTGTCGGTCGCCGTGCCGCTCGTCGCGCTCGTGATCCTGCAGAGCCAGCAATCGAACCGCATGTACATGCTGCTGCTGCCGCCGCTCGCGGTGC
The nucleotide sequence above comes from Burkholderia pyrrocinia. Encoded proteins:
- a CDS encoding MFS transporter, producing MNAVPGRSPLWSRANLRADLFPWALALVTGIDYFDNAVFSFFASYIAGGINASPDELVWSSSAYAVTAVLGILQQQWWVDRLGHRRYVAGCMLMFSFGAIAAALADTSLELAFARGFQGYFIGPMMGACRILIQISFKPQERPPATRAFLIMILLGSALAPIVGGLLVAHSTWRALFACTAPAGIAFAILALLTLPDSGRTPDDERGSGHFWPYLVFALAQGALQIVLQQVHYQLYSGSPMLILLTIAGVGALAWFAYHQWNHPTPLVRLHAFRERTFQVGLLLYMFYYYETTGFSYLTSRLLEGGLGYPVENAGRLVGTMSLISATALFAYLRYAKFVTHKKWFVVPGFAIAITAALWMTRMTPQVGEAALIVPLLLRGLLLLFIVLPVANLTFRIFAIDEYTHGYRLKNIVRQLTISFATSSVIIVEQHRVAVHQTRLVERANVFDPLFQQTVDTLTRSYAAAGHALNEAHGLAIAAIARMVAQQASFLASLDGFYFLAGVALVGGLFAAWQKEID
- a CDS encoding zinc-dependent peptidase → MLSKLTRWFDDRRRDRALRSHPISDALWQETIERLPFLATLSPDALGRLRELTSLFVAKKSFSTAHGLELTDAMIVAIAAQACLPVLNLDLSLYDGWVGVVVYPGEFVIRKTVQDEDGVVHEVEQDASGEAWEGGPVILSWEDAQMTDGHDAYNVVIHEFAHKIDMVNGSADGYPPLFRRWHAPHLDAQAWADVFEHAYDQFCARVDAVPDRAWARFERESLIDPYAADHPSEFFAVCSEALFVRPRAFEAEFPELYRLLARYYRQDPAGTGALDAP
- a CDS encoding type B 50S ribosomal protein L31, coding for MKEGIHPNYREVVFQDMSNGFKFITRSTIQTRENIELDGKTYPLAKIEVSSESHSFYTGQQKIMDTAGRVEKFKNKFGVRASGKAK
- a CDS encoding ArnT family glycosyltransferase translates to MPDARNRLDRSQPRRPPAHNKSLICMKPVVRLTASATRALPRWLLLTLCLVYAAFGLFGRDPWKNEDAAGFGVMWTMAKGGWHDWLLPNLVGKFITTDGPLGYWLGALSIRGLGPWVDASNASRVDTGVLFCVACAFVWYAAYLLGRRAEVQPFKYAFGGEPEPRDYGRTLADGALLVLVACFGLAERGHETTPQLAQFAWIAMLVYGIVRGIDKPMQGALWWGLAIGLVALSGNPVLVVALLAGTAALWLVTPEMRNLRLPLVGVPLAAAIFALWPLAAFVAAPDDAAWFFNQWIHGSLMRFSGPPTAVLGYAAKNLPLFTWPAWPLAIWAWWSWAGMRRRAHIAIPLSVAVPLVALVILQSQQSNRMYMLLLPPLAVLATFALPTLKRGAINAIDWFAVLSFTILGTFVWLVWLASLTGFPHPLARNLARLVPGYEPHFKILSFICAVVVTVCWCVLVRWRISRQPKVLWRSVVLSGAGTTLMWVLLMTLWLPIVNYGRTYRDVAQQIAVHLPSDYECISPVRLGDAQIATFAYFGDMHFDFSGDCDVILRQDRADFGEPSAMSQYVWRLVWEGRRVADRDERFRLYERIERPKTPVKRRPPRRQAAD